The following proteins are encoded in a genomic region of Spirosoma sp. SC4-14:
- the porV gene encoding type IX secretion system outer membrane channel protein PorV → MKRNFSRVIFAVCSVFPSVLFAQTTLSGSNLGIPTSAVPFLNFTPDARSGALGEAGVALGDADANAIFWNPSKLVFAKQSKGAAISYTPWLRQLIGDMYYTYLSGYSKIGKNSVIGGSLMYFDLGTVNFTTATGVAAGTFNSREYAVTASFSQRLSQNFSLGVDLKYLNSNLAAGAANVGLKPGGTAAADISAFYRDEARDNATGKGFGWAFGGMISNLGGRISYGGTQRYFIPTNLRLGTALTYYADQYNKFNFVADVNKLMVPTPPEYARDANGNLIPIAGTNPTKYQIARGKDPDRNYFSAVFGSFADAPGGFSEELKEFTVSTGVEYWYNDQFAVRAGYFGESNAKGGRKYFTTGIGLRLQQRFGVDFSYLLPVKQGNALANTFRISLILNFNSSGAVGSDDDTDASNDDFN, encoded by the coding sequence ATGAAGCGCAATTTCTCCCGTGTAATTTTTGCCGTTTGTAGTGTCTTTCCTTCTGTTCTTTTTGCCCAAACTACGCTGTCTGGTTCCAACCTTGGAATTCCAACCTCAGCAGTACCCTTTTTAAACTTTACGCCCGATGCCCGCTCAGGCGCCTTAGGCGAAGCTGGGGTTGCTCTGGGAGATGCTGATGCTAACGCGATCTTTTGGAATCCTTCGAAATTGGTATTTGCCAAACAGAGCAAAGGTGCTGCTATTTCCTATACACCCTGGCTACGACAACTGATTGGCGATATGTATTATACCTATCTGTCGGGCTACTCCAAAATAGGGAAAAACTCAGTGATAGGTGGCTCCTTAATGTACTTTGACCTGGGAACCGTAAATTTCACAACGGCAACAGGAGTAGCTGCCGGAACCTTCAACTCGCGCGAATACGCCGTAACGGCTTCGTTTTCGCAGCGGTTATCGCAAAATTTCTCGTTAGGGGTCGACCTCAAATACCTGAACTCTAACCTGGCTGCCGGTGCAGCCAACGTTGGTCTGAAACCGGGCGGAACAGCCGCTGCCGACATTAGCGCCTTTTATCGCGATGAAGCGCGCGATAACGCTACCGGCAAAGGCTTCGGATGGGCATTCGGAGGTATGATTTCAAATCTGGGTGGCCGAATCAGCTACGGTGGAACGCAACGGTACTTTATCCCAACCAACCTGCGGTTAGGAACAGCACTTACCTACTATGCTGATCAGTACAATAAATTCAACTTCGTAGCCGACGTCAATAAACTGATGGTGCCTACTCCGCCCGAATATGCACGCGATGCCAACGGGAATCTTATTCCTATAGCGGGTACGAACCCAACCAAGTATCAGATTGCCCGTGGTAAAGACCCCGACCGAAACTACTTTAGTGCAGTGTTTGGTTCTTTTGCCGATGCTCCCGGCGGTTTCAGTGAGGAATTAAAAGAGTTTACGGTGTCAACAGGCGTAGAATATTGGTACAATGATCAGTTCGCTGTTCGGGCTGGTTATTTCGGCGAATCGAATGCAAAAGGCGGACGTAAATATTTTACAACGGGTATTGGCTTGCGGTTACAACAACGGTTTGGCGTCGATTTCTCGTATTTGCTGCCGGTGAAGCAGGGTAATGCACTGGCCAATACGTTCCGAATTTCGCTGATCCTGAACTTCAATAGTTCTGGTGCCGTCGGCTCAGACGACGATACCGACGCCAGCAACGACGATTTCAATTAA
- the porU gene encoding type IX secretion system sortase PorU, with the protein MLVTTPPKVRAQSVLGNGIWIKIGVTESGVYRIDQTTLTRLNPAFGSADPRLFRLYGNGGAALPQSNASPRPTGLLENAVQVTGEADGRFDSGDALLFFGQSPHTVRYDSVAQRFKHQINPYSDTTFYFLTIGSSPGLRIAEHAAGTLSGLPTINTCIDYQFHEQDLLKVQSVRSGREWFGEYMTTDTLKDIPFDVSGQVAGSPVRIAASVMAGALSPTQFSLQLNDQQAGILPVSSISGNEYDYQGVIRTDTFWLKPATTSETIHLKLTFQKKGQLSASGYLNYLSIQTQRELRQYAQPLWARWVAAGQCGVKQATTGLRIWNITNPLTPLTQLYSLATDQVARWVSESAGDYFLFTDNQVKTAASLRLIANQNLSDLSTPNLLIVTPAAWKDQAQRLAAFRKEHDQLSVQVVTTQEVYNEFASGQADLTAIRDATRYFYLKQPGQLRYLLLFGDATFDYRNISQLLNNTQLANTVPVYESYESLHPVLSYSSDDYFGFMDEQEGEWPETAAGDYQMDIGVGRLPVKSSDEAKTVVDKLIRYSSDPTLAGDWQTKVMLVADDGDYNIHQQDANSLATLIETNSPAYRPERIFMDAYPQEITSDGQKSPTVNELINQGISDGRLMINYSGHGGIETLADEQVVTLQDILSWKNRRLPLFITATCQFGRYDDPTTNSGAELALLSRLGGAIGLLTTTRPVYANTNLVLNTSFYKAVFSPINNQMPRLGDVTRLTKNASLVGPVNRNFALLGDPSMRLAYPQAQVAITNVNGQPVSINRIDTLRALQTVELTGEIQQLGARLSDFSGKVKLTLYDKATTQTTLGTESAKMSYQAYTSTLFAGEVTVQNGRFTTRFVMPKDINYSVGRAKLYAYAIRSDSLLDALGSYDSLRVGGSMIVDNPDTEPPAMQLSVEGGVASNDQILVAGPAITLHVTLSDNEGINIARAGLGHELTAQFSGQEPVILNDFYVANSNDGRQGEAVYTFQNVAPGTYSVQVKAWDINNNSTEGTLSLVVSGKPGLRLQLIQASPNPVITDTKVSIVHNRSGEPLDWTFQIFDLSGRMFSQQQGQCSDCSASLEIGTWNGLTEAGQTAPNGLYVYRLHIQSTVDGSTADGSGRLILLK; encoded by the coding sequence TTGCTAGTTACAACCCCACCGAAGGTACGTGCGCAATCAGTACTTGGCAACGGTATATGGATCAAAATTGGTGTAACGGAATCGGGCGTATATCGAATTGACCAAACTACACTAACCCGCCTGAATCCGGCTTTTGGCTCGGCCGACCCGCGCCTATTTCGGCTTTATGGAAATGGAGGTGCGGCTCTGCCGCAATCGAATGCGTCTCCGCGCCCTACAGGCTTACTTGAAAATGCGGTTCAGGTTACTGGGGAAGCAGACGGCCGCTTTGACTCGGGCGATGCCCTGCTTTTTTTTGGGCAAAGTCCTCATACGGTTCGCTATGACTCAGTAGCTCAGCGATTCAAACACCAGATTAATCCCTATTCCGATACTACATTTTATTTTCTTACCATTGGCAGCTCGCCCGGATTGCGCATTGCAGAACATGCAGCAGGAACCCTATCAGGCTTGCCAACCATTAACACATGTATCGACTATCAGTTTCATGAACAGGATTTACTGAAGGTACAATCCGTCCGTTCGGGCCGCGAGTGGTTTGGCGAATACATGACCACCGATACACTAAAAGATATTCCATTCGATGTATCGGGGCAGGTAGCGGGTTCACCCGTTCGGATAGCAGCTTCTGTTATGGCCGGTGCCCTGTCGCCAACCCAATTTAGCTTGCAGTTAAACGACCAGCAGGCAGGAATATTACCGGTATCGAGCATATCGGGAAATGAATATGATTATCAGGGAGTGATCCGAACAGATACATTCTGGTTAAAACCCGCCACTACTTCCGAAACGATTCATCTTAAGCTAACTTTTCAGAAAAAAGGCCAGCTATCGGCTTCGGGCTATTTAAATTACCTGAGCATTCAAACACAGCGGGAACTCAGACAATATGCTCAACCCCTTTGGGCTCGTTGGGTAGCTGCCGGACAATGCGGAGTGAAACAGGCTACTACTGGCTTACGAATCTGGAATATTACAAACCCGCTAACTCCCCTAACCCAGCTCTATTCGTTAGCAACCGATCAGGTAGCCAGGTGGGTATCGGAGAGTGCTGGCGACTATTTTTTGTTTACCGACAATCAGGTTAAAACAGCAGCATCATTGCGGCTTATTGCCAATCAGAATTTATCGGATTTGTCGACACCCAATTTATTGATTGTTACGCCTGCGGCCTGGAAAGATCAGGCCCAACGATTGGCCGCTTTTCGGAAGGAACATGATCAACTGTCGGTGCAGGTTGTTACGACACAGGAAGTATATAACGAATTTGCATCGGGCCAGGCCGATTTAACGGCTATTCGGGACGCTACCCGTTACTTTTATCTGAAACAACCGGGGCAGCTTCGATATTTATTACTGTTTGGCGATGCTACATTCGATTACCGTAATATCAGTCAGTTACTCAACAACACCCAATTGGCCAATACAGTACCGGTTTATGAAAGTTATGAATCCCTCCATCCTGTCCTGAGCTATTCGTCCGACGATTATTTCGGGTTCATGGATGAACAGGAAGGAGAATGGCCAGAAACTGCTGCGGGCGATTATCAGATGGATATTGGCGTAGGGCGTTTGCCCGTAAAATCGAGCGATGAAGCCAAAACGGTTGTCGACAAGCTGATTCGGTATAGTTCCGATCCAACGCTGGCGGGCGACTGGCAAACCAAAGTAATGCTTGTTGCCGACGATGGCGACTATAATATTCATCAGCAGGATGCCAACTCCCTGGCAACCCTCATCGAAACCAATTCGCCCGCATACCGCCCTGAGCGTATTTTTATGGATGCTTATCCACAGGAAATAACGTCGGATGGGCAGAAATCACCGACCGTTAATGAGCTGATTAACCAGGGAATTTCTGACGGACGTTTAATGATTAATTATAGTGGGCATGGTGGTATTGAAACGTTAGCCGACGAGCAGGTGGTAACATTACAGGATATTTTGTCATGGAAAAACCGGCGACTGCCTTTATTCATAACTGCCACTTGTCAATTTGGACGCTACGATGATCCTACTACCAACTCGGGTGCCGAACTGGCCTTGTTGAGCCGGTTGGGAGGGGCTATTGGTTTGCTTACAACAACCCGGCCAGTTTATGCAAACACAAATCTGGTTTTAAATACCTCTTTTTATAAAGCTGTTTTTTCGCCTATCAACAATCAAATGCCCAGGCTTGGCGATGTGACCCGATTGACCAAAAATGCCAGTCTGGTTGGGCCGGTGAATCGTAATTTTGCACTCTTAGGCGACCCCTCTATGCGTTTAGCATACCCACAGGCACAGGTTGCTATTACGAATGTGAATGGGCAACCCGTATCAATAAATCGGATAGATACACTCCGGGCCTTACAAACGGTTGAACTAACAGGCGAAATTCAACAACTGGGTGCACGATTGTCCGATTTTTCGGGGAAAGTCAAACTAACTCTCTATGATAAGGCAACAACTCAGACTACATTAGGGACCGAAAGTGCAAAAATGAGTTACCAAGCTTATACCAGCACACTTTTTGCGGGAGAAGTAACCGTACAGAATGGCCGGTTTACGACTCGTTTTGTGATGCCGAAGGATATTAATTATTCGGTTGGCCGGGCTAAGCTATATGCTTATGCAATCCGAAGCGATAGTTTACTGGATGCACTGGGGAGCTACGACAGCCTGCGGGTGGGAGGAAGTATGATTGTCGATAACCCCGATACGGAGCCCCCGGCGATGCAGTTGTCGGTAGAAGGGGGCGTGGCAAGCAATGACCAGATTCTGGTTGCCGGACCTGCCATAACCCTGCATGTTACCTTGTCTGATAATGAAGGTATAAATATTGCCCGTGCTGGACTTGGGCATGAGCTGACAGCTCAATTTAGTGGTCAGGAACCGGTTATTCTCAATGACTTCTACGTTGCCAATAGCAACGACGGGCGTCAGGGCGAAGCTGTTTATACGTTTCAGAACGTTGCTCCCGGCACTTATTCCGTTCAGGTAAAAGCATGGGACATTAACAATAATTCTACTGAGGGCACGTTGAGCTTAGTAGTTTCTGGTAAGCCGGGGCTACGTTTGCAATTGATTCAGGCGAGTCCGAATCCAGTAATAACCGATACGAAAGTATCAATTGTACATAATCGTTCGGGTGAACCGCTCGACTGGACATTTCAGATTTTCGATCTGAGCGGGCGTATGTTCAGTCAGCAGCAAGGGCAGTGTAGCGACTGTTCGGCATCCCTTGAAATTGGAACGTGGAATGGTCTGACTGAAGCAGGACAAACCGCACCAAATGGTTTATACGTATATAGACTTCACATTCAGTCAACAGTTGATGGCTCAACTGCTGATGGAAGTGGCCGACTAATTTTATTAAAATGA
- a CDS encoding SprT-like domain-containing protein: MTDVFTTYFPIGTATYCRQLWQHYTFDFRIVKPRRTRLGDFRALPHGKLQITVNNDLNPYAFLITFVHEVAHADVYRSYRRRVQPHGKAWQTAFQRLMQPLLNETIFPVDILLPLQHYMLKPAATTYANPALMTALRKADTHQSARFANGRILLRDIPEGTAFQFDKKTFIRGALRRTRVLCKETSSGKSYAILAHAWVEISET, from the coding sequence TTGACAGACGTATTTACAACCTATTTCCCAATAGGAACTGCTACCTACTGCCGACAGCTCTGGCAGCACTATACTTTCGACTTTCGGATTGTTAAACCGCGTCGGACACGGTTAGGGGATTTCCGGGCGCTTCCGCATGGCAAACTACAGATTACTGTTAACAACGACCTTAACCCGTATGCGTTTCTGATTACGTTTGTGCATGAAGTTGCCCATGCCGATGTGTATCGGTCGTATCGCAGACGCGTACAGCCTCATGGAAAAGCCTGGCAAACGGCCTTTCAGCGGCTCATGCAACCCTTGCTGAACGAAACCATTTTTCCGGTTGACATTTTGCTTCCTCTACAACACTATATGCTCAAACCAGCGGCAACAACCTATGCAAATCCGGCGCTGATGACAGCGCTCAGAAAAGCGGATACTCACCAATCGGCTCGGTTTGCTAACGGGCGAATATTACTGCGCGACATACCAGAAGGCACTGCTTTTCAGTTTGATAAAAAGACATTTATACGGGGAGCGCTACGCCGAACACGCGTTCTCTGCAAAGAAACCTCATCGGGCAAATCATATGCTATTCTGGCTCATGCCTGGGTAGAAATTAGCGAAACATGA